A region from the Chitinophaga sp. Cy-1792 genome encodes:
- a CDS encoding nucleotidyltransferase family protein produces MLRIDALKAIYSNEEVLVIALTRLYFGTQSDGEVIQFIKATAIDWESFYKIISINHIRGFIYDVITTWQIETDQQVYDNLKKEVMKIGLLQSHHIAIRNQLKTEFDLRGVTVIPYKGTTLAARYYKTPQLRENLDLDFLVSKHDLPQIKACLLSNGYKLKHPIQEHLMPLYVRWYRELGFTSYKHKLGYTCSVEFHWKLLDNYTGKFHQYDFFVQHLESYADIDGTLHQGLSPTYDFLCVSSHHLVRESLNKFKYLIDLACIIQSSSVRLNWEEIDKHYKQFGFSPVLHAGICTIEEIIGLPIPVSPAHGVSYRLFTTTEITQNLRGAYKLVHFSGLKLQMGQKIRLKMRYMLFSILPDHREFSRNIPLWAIPLTIPVKGIRFIYKRVTGRY; encoded by the coding sequence ATGCTGCGTATTGATGCATTAAAAGCTATTTATTCAAATGAGGAGGTACTGGTCATCGCTTTAACCAGGTTATACTTTGGCACTCAATCCGACGGGGAAGTAATCCAATTTATTAAAGCAACAGCTATTGACTGGGAATCGTTTTATAAAATCATTTCAATAAATCATATCAGGGGATTTATTTACGATGTCATTACAACATGGCAAATTGAAACAGATCAACAGGTATATGATAATCTGAAAAAAGAGGTAATGAAGATCGGACTGCTTCAGTCCCATCACATAGCCATCAGGAACCAGTTAAAGACTGAATTTGACCTGAGGGGCGTTACAGTTATACCTTACAAAGGGACCACCCTCGCAGCAAGATATTACAAAACACCCCAGCTGAGAGAGAACCTGGATCTCGATTTCCTTGTAAGCAAACATGATTTGCCCCAAATAAAAGCATGTCTTTTATCGAATGGTTACAAATTAAAACACCCTATCCAGGAACACCTGATGCCCCTTTATGTGCGGTGGTACAGAGAACTTGGCTTCACATCATACAAGCATAAACTTGGTTATACCTGTTCCGTTGAATTCCACTGGAAGCTGCTGGATAATTATACAGGAAAATTTCATCAATATGATTTCTTTGTACAGCACCTGGAATCATATGCAGATATTGATGGTACTTTACACCAGGGATTGTCGCCTACTTATGATTTCCTATGCGTTTCTTCCCATCACCTGGTAAGAGAATCATTGAATAAATTTAAATATTTAATTGACCTGGCCTGTATCATTCAAAGTTCTTCCGTGCGGCTTAACTGGGAGGAAATTGACAAACATTACAAACAGTTTGGATTTTCTCCTGTCCTTCATGCAGGAATATGTACAATAGAAGAGATAATAGGGCTGCCCATACCTGTTTCTCCTGCTCACGGTGTTTCCTATCGTTTATTTACGACAACAGAAATTACCCAAAACCTGAGAGGCGCATACAAACTGGTTCACTTTTCAGGCCTTAAGCTTCAGATGGGGCAAAAAATCAGGCTAAAGATGAGGTATATGCTGTTTTCAATACTACCTGATCATAGAGAATTCAGCCGTAATATCCCCCTCTGGGCCATCCCATTAACAATACCGGTAAAAGGAATAAGGTTCATTTATAAACGGGTGACAGGAAGATATTGA
- a CDS encoding DUF4440 domain-containing protein, with protein sequence MDSDKSRIDTVTKAFFSAFCNKYGPAPLDNLAACCIDEIVIIKNTQGNSEIYNFTTFVEPRKEVLTNGTLVDFEEYGISETTVIETHIAQRFSRYEKKGVLNGKPFFGKGTKLFQFIWKEGSWKIAAVVWEDDK encoded by the coding sequence ATGGATTCTGATAAATCACGTATAGATACTGTCACGAAAGCATTCTTCAGCGCTTTTTGCAATAAATATGGCCCGGCGCCATTAGATAACCTGGCTGCCTGTTGTATCGATGAAATCGTGATCATCAAAAATACCCAGGGCAATAGCGAGATTTACAATTTCACCACCTTTGTTGAGCCACGTAAAGAGGTGCTGACCAATGGTACCCTGGTAGATTTTGAAGAATATGGGATATCCGAAACTACTGTGATAGAAACCCATATTGCACAACGTTTTTCTCGGTACGAAAAGAAAGGCGTTTTAAATGGTAAGCCTTTCTTTGGGAAAGGAACCAAGCTATTTCAATTCATCTGGAAGGAGGGAAGCTGGAAGATTGCAGCGGTGGTGTGGGAGGATGATAAATAA
- a CDS encoding SMI1/KNR4 family protein, translating to MLQIENVFDIANYLKDKGFDLEPCSEDEVISLEIHFNITFPQVYKNFLLRMGKGAGSYMRGTDAFFKDLFLLKSYAEETISEYNLSPLPADAFVFWMHQGYIYAYFVAECENPPVTVFYESGRIIEFSTLFEFFKSELHLDGFIKIPG from the coding sequence ATGTTACAGATTGAGAATGTTTTTGATATAGCGAATTACCTAAAGGATAAGGGTTTTGATCTTGAGCCATGCAGTGAAGATGAGGTAATCTCATTAGAGATTCATTTTAATATTACTTTCCCGCAGGTTTATAAAAATTTTTTGCTGCGTATGGGTAAAGGGGCAGGTTCTTATATGCGTGGAACAGATGCATTTTTCAAAGATTTATTTTTACTGAAATCTTATGCTGAAGAAACGATAAGTGAGTATAATTTAAGTCCACTGCCAGCCGATGCATTTGTATTTTGGATGCATCAAGGTTATATCTATGCTTATTTTGTGGCGGAATGTGAAAATCCTCCGGTTACTGTGTTTTATGAATCCGGGAGAATAATTGAATTTAGTACCTTGTTCGAGTTTTTTAAATCTGAGCTTCACTTGGATGGATTTATCAAAATACCAGGTTAA
- a CDS encoding DUF6000 family protein, with product MNEIERTLLKCLTNFNLRDRQEFLANADKYADLVTDREILEYLNSGWRQKLLASFCIAYKRRLDLMDEIVEFIFRDVTGKQIKGYLLCILVLVPRDQSISILLKYRHMYEMSLEMEWINQSLEYLAYYPVTGKENRVKDMMGLFI from the coding sequence ATGAATGAAATAGAACGAACACTTCTTAAGTGCCTGACGAATTTTAATCTGAGGGATCGTCAGGAGTTTTTAGCTAATGCAGATAAGTATGCAGATTTAGTGACCGACAGGGAAATTCTTGAATATTTAAATAGTGGTTGGAGGCAAAAATTACTCGCCTCCTTCTGTATAGCATACAAAAGGCGACTTGATTTGATGGATGAAATTGTTGAATTTATTTTCCGTGATGTTACTGGAAAACAGATTAAAGGTTATCTGTTGTGCATACTTGTTTTAGTGCCAAGGGATCAATCAATTAGTATTTTGCTTAAATACAGGCATATGTATGAAATGTCATTGGAAATGGAATGGATAAATCAATCCCTTGAATATTTAGCGTATTATCCGGTAACAGGTAAGGAAAATAGGGTAAAAGACATGATGGGATTATTTATATAA
- a CDS encoding RNA polymerase sigma-70 factor, which produces MSLREGDNIAFTEIYNRYWKQLLAIAFHHSGDKIIAEEIVQEVFIGLWNRRNELFIDNVAAYLATAVRLSVFKQYAREKRRTAIKEQITDPVISSWDEEKIYTRFQQQYIQGIIEELPEKCRLVFKLSREEGLSIPEIAQRMGIAEKTAEAHLTKALKVLRLRLNRPYIWAVVLAEIFRP; this is translated from the coding sequence ATGTCCTTGCGAGAGGGCGATAATATCGCTTTTACTGAAATTTACAACCGTTACTGGAAGCAGTTGCTGGCCATTGCCTTTCACCATAGCGGTGATAAGATCATTGCAGAAGAGATCGTACAGGAGGTCTTTATTGGCCTCTGGAACCGCCGTAATGAGCTGTTTATCGATAATGTGGCTGCATATCTCGCCACCGCAGTCCGACTGTCTGTATTCAAGCAATATGCCCGCGAAAAGAGAAGGACTGCCATCAAAGAGCAGATTACCGATCCTGTTATCAGCAGCTGGGATGAAGAAAAGATTTATACCCGGTTCCAGCAGCAGTATATCCAGGGCATCATAGAAGAGCTGCCCGAAAAATGCAGGCTGGTATTCAAACTGAGCAGGGAAGAAGGCCTCAGTATCCCTGAAATAGCCCAGCGCATGGGCATCGCGGAAAAAACCGCCGAAGCACATCTCACCAAAGCCCTCAAAGTATTACGACTCCGCCTGAACCGCCCCTACATATGGGCAGTGGTGCTGGCAGAAATCTTCCGTCCTTAA